One Felis catus isolate Fca126 chromosome D3, F.catus_Fca126_mat1.0, whole genome shotgun sequence DNA segment encodes these proteins:
- the PSMG2 gene encoding proteasome assembly chaperone 2, with the protein MFVPCGDSVPDLAGFTFLMPAVSVGNVGQLAIDLIISTLNMCKIGYFYTDCLVPMVGNNPYATAEENSTELSINAEVYSLPSKKLVALQLRSIFIKYKSKPFCEKLLSWVKSSNCAKVIVLSSSHSYHRNDLQLRSTPFRYLLTPFLQKTVQNKIKSLNWEEMEKSPCIPEIDDSEFCIRIPGGGITKTLYDEGCSKEIPMVVLLKFVSEGDNIPDALGLVEYLNEWLQIIKPCLQCDDPTASALQWKMPSSWRLLFGSGLPPALF; encoded by the exons ATGTTTGTTCCCTGCGGAGATTCTGTCCCCGACCTCGCTGGCTTCACCTTCCTAATG ccagcAGTATCTGTTGGAAATGTTGGCCAGCTTGCAATAGATTTGATTATTTCTACACTGAATATGTGTAAGATTGGTTACTTCTATACTGATTGTCTTGTGCCAATGGTTGGAAACAATCCATATGCAACTGCAGAAGAAAATTCAACAGAACTCAGTATAAATGCGGAAG TATATTCATTGCCTTCAAAGAAGCTAGTGGCTCTTCAGTTAAGATCCATTTTTATTAAG TATAAATCAAAGCCATTCTGTGAAAAACTGCTTTCCTGGGTGAAAAGTAGTAACTGTGCCAAAGTTATTGTTCTTTCAAGCAGTCATTCATATCACCGTAATGACCTACAGCTTCGCAG TACTCCCTTCAGATACCTGCTTACACCTTTCTTGCAAAAAactgttcaaaataaaataaagagcctgaactgggaagaaatggaaaaaagccCATGCATTCCTGAAATAGATGATTCTGAGTTTTGTATCCGTATTCCTGGAGGAGGTATCACAAAAACACTCTATGATGAAGG CTGTTCTAAAGAAATTCCAATGGTGGTTCTGCTGAAATTTGTGTCAGAAGGAGACAATATCCCAGATGCTCTAGGTCTTGTTGAATATCTTAATGAATGGCTTCAGATAATCAAACCATGT ttacagTGTGATGACCCCACAGCATCTGCCTTGCAGTGGAAAATGCCAAGTTCATGGAGATTACTCTTTGGCAGTGGTCTTCCTCCTGCGCTTTTTTga